CAATGAGGCGACAACGCCGGTAGCTTATAATCAGTGCACTGAGCGGGAGTAGTTCAGTGGCAGAACGTCAGCTTCCCAAGCTGAATGTCGCCGGTTCGATCCCGGTCTCCCGCTCCAATGCTTCCGCCCGGCGATTCATCGAAATCCTCAAGCTATCTAGTTGATTTGGTTGCCTCTGCGGGTATGCATCTAACGCGCGCCCGATCCCCCATTCATCGTATTGTCGTCAGCCCAGTGATCACTAGAGTGGAACTGGGAATACCTTATGAGATCGATAAATGCGGCCGTTTTGCTGGCTGGCATCGCGATAGCGGCCGGCGCACACGGGGATGAGATCGTTTCCGGAAGCGTCAGTAATCAGAACCTGAATAGCAGTGTCTGCTCATCGAGCTCGTCGAGCTCAACGTCTATCTCGCTCGCCTGCGTCTCGCCAAGCGTAACGGGTGGCCAGGCTCAGCTGAATGCATCGGTGACTCCGCTGACTGCGTCGATGCAGGTGAATCTCTCCTCGTACCAGAACCCCGCGCAACCCGGTATGTCGACGATAGCCGAGGCGAACCTCTCGTTCACGATTGACGGAACTTATGTGCTGACTGGCGGTACGGGGAACGGCACGGTGATCTGGACCGCTGATTCCTATAGATACGGCGAGGGCGGCGGGGGAGTGTTCGGGCCTTGCAGTATCACCATCGCCGGTGTGACCGAGACCTGTGATCTGAATGCTGGTGTCCCGCTGACCGGGACATTTATCGTGCCCTACAACACGCCGGTGTCACTGCTGTTCAACGCCTCATACTCTGCGGGATCGATTGATTTCGACGATGTTTACAGCGGGATGAACTTCAATATCGATCCGATGACCCCCACGGACATTCCGAAGACCTCCGAGCCCGCGACGTGGATGTTATTCAGCCTCGCAGCAGCGATGATCTTGTTCCTCTATCGAAGACAGGTGCGGGCCTCGCGCTAACTGGTCGAATTGCCGATCGAAAGCGGCAGCTTCAGGACCATCGTTGAACCTTTGCCTGGACCTTCACTCAGAGCGCGCACATCGCCTCCGTGTTGGCGCACGATCGTTCGAACGAGGAAGAGCCCGAGTCCTGTGCCTTTAATCTTCACGCGATCATTCGATGCCGCTCGATAGAAGCGTTTGAAGATGCGGCGCAAATCATGCGCCGGGATGCCGAGGCCGCTGTCGGTGATCGTGAGCACCGCCCAAGTATAGTGCTCGATCATAAGCCGGCATCGGACGTGCACGCCCTGCGGTGAGTACTTCACGGCATTATCCAGAAGATTCAGAACCGCTGTACGCAGGTCCTCCGGATTGGCTTGAACGAACAGCTTCACATTGCCGGGGACATCGTCCATCTGAATTGCCTCAGCGGGAAGATGATGCCGCGTGAGCGTAATCCCGATGCATTCCGCAACCAGCGTCTTCAGCTCGATTCGACTGCGTTGTTGCACGCGCTCGCGCTGGCCAAGTTCGCCGGCTTTCAGCACCTGCTCCACAGTGGCGAGAAGACGGTCGGTATCTGAGCGCATGGTGGTGTAGAAGCGCTGGCGCTGCGAGTCATCGCCGGGATGACGTTGTAACGTGTCCAGATATAGACGGATGCTCGCGATGGGAGTTTTCAGCTCGTGAGTCACGGCATTGAGGAACGAATCCTGGCGCTCGTTGCGGCGGATCTCGCGAACCAGAAAGACTGTGTTGAGAACCACTCCGGCGATAAGGATCGCGAAGAGAAACACGCCAAGTACGTCAAGGGCAATGCGGCGCCCGTTGATGTGCACCCACGTAACGTTCAACGCTATGGCCAGAGCCGTGAGGCAAACACCCAGCGTGATGAAGAAAGCGATGGCTCCGCGGCGGCGTGTGAGGTTCATCCTTGCTCAGGAGTATACGGGCAGGCGCTTCCACGGGGGACTGAAGATGAAGAAGGCCGCCCGGGGGCGGCCTTCTTGAAACTGATCGGTCTATGCACCAGCCGGTCGCGGATTGTTCGGATCGAACTTCGCGATCTGCACTCTCTTTGCGAGACCGAGCTTCTCCATGACCCAGATGCCGTAGTAGTTCACGTCGAACTCGTACCACGCGAGTCCGTGCCGTGCGCTGACGGGGTGGGCGTGATGATTGTTGTGCCAGCCTTCGCCGCCGGTGAGAAGCGCGACCCACCAGCTATTGCGCGAGTCATCGCGCGTTTCGAAGCGGCGCGATCCGAACATGTGCGTGGCGGAGTTGACGAGCCACGTGGCATGCAGGCCGAGGGTTGTGCGAAGGAACGTGCCCCATAGCAACATGCTGAAGGCGCCGATAAGGCGGTGGCCGGGGGAGAGTGCGGCGCCGAGCGCAACTTGCAGAATGCCCGCGATCGTCAGGGGAAGCCAGTGATACTTCGACAGCCATACCTGGACGCGGTCACGCGTGAGGTCGGGAGCATATCGGCCGAGCAATGCGGTCTCGGAATGCAGTGCGCGCCCGGAAAGAATCCAGCCCGCGTGTGCCCACCACGTGCCCTCGTTCGGGGTATGAGGATCGCCTTCGTGATCAGAGTTCTGGTGGTGGACGCGGTGCGTCGCGACCCAGAAGATTGGTCCACCCTCGAGCGCCATGGTGCCGCAAGCGGTGAGGAAGTACTCGAGCCAGCGCGGAACCTTGTATCCGCGATGCGTCAGCAGGCGATGATAGGCCATGCCGATGCCAACGTTAATGGCGAAGAAGTACATGACCGCGGCGACGATGAGGTTCTTCCAGGAGAAAAAGAACAGCGCGGCGATCGCGCCAACGTGGAACGCCCCCATGAAGAGGCTGGTGATCCAGTTGATGCGGCCTTGCTGATAGGTGCGCCCCATCCGCAAATCCTGCTTCAGGCGCTGGCTGGTCTCACGTACCGATGCGAACCGGTCGGCTTCGCTGGAAAGGGGAGGAAATTCGAGGACGGAAGCCGAGGTAGGGGAGATCGTTTGCTCGCGCTCTTGTGTTGCCGTTGTAATCAATGCCGTAGCCCTTCTTGAACTTCTTTATTGACCATACATGTCGGGTGAAGAAGCTTGTGTAAGACTTTTGTAATGCCGATCTTCCGACGTAACACACTCGTTGCAGAAGTGCCTCAACTGGTCATTCTGGGCTGCTTTGCGGTTATGGCTGCCCCGAGCCTGTGCCACGCACAGCAGACTTCGGCCGATCGGATTGATCTGCCGACGAGCAAGCAATTGTTTGTACCAGCGCCCGGCGATCCGCGCCGCGTCAACAGCCTGCCAATCTCGCTTGCGGTGTCGCCCGATGGCAAGTGGGTGGTGTCGCTCAATGCCGGCTACGGGACTGTGGAGTCCGATTACATGCAATCACTCTCCGTGCTGAACACCAGTACCGGCGACGTGCAGGATGTGCCCGACGAGCGTGTGTCACTGCATGCCTTGCAGACATTCTTCTCCGGACTCGCGTTCAGCGGCGACGGAACGCATGTCTATGCGAGCCTTGCATCCTCAACCAATCCGGAACCAGGCGCTCTGCACGCCACCGGCAATGGTGTGGCCGTATTCAGCTTCGCAGCGGGTGTTCTCAAGCCGGAGCGCCTGTTGAAGTTGCCCCTTGTGCCACTTGCCGCCGGCAAGACGACCGCGTTGCTTGCGGCCGGTGGCGGCCGAAAAGGCATTCCATTCCCGGCCGCAATCGCGGTAATTCCCGGCGCGCACGAGCGGCTGCTCGTTGCCGAGAACCTTTCCGATAGCGTGGTCGTGCTTGATGCACGCACCGGAGCGATAGAGCACACCTTCGATCTCAGCTCCGGTTCCTACGTTCCGTCCACTTATCCGATCGCTGTTGCGGTAAGCAGTGATGGCAAGCGTGCCTTCGTCGCGCTGTGGAACGCCAGCGAGGTCGACGAGCTTGATCTGGAACGCGGAACGGTCGTTCGTCGAATCGACTTGATGAAGGCGCACTCGCCCACAGCTCCGGGATCGCATCCGTGCGCTCTTCTGCTCGATGAGCGAGCCGGCATGTTGTACGTTGCGCTAGCGAACCGTGACGCGGTGGCAGCCGTTCGCGTCAGTGATCGGCATCATCATCCCGAGCTGTCGATTGCCGGCTACTTCGATACCCGCCTGCCGGGGCAGAGTTACTTCGGCGCTGAGCCGGATGCTCTTGCAGAAAACGCCGACGGAACGCGGCTGTATGCCGCAAACCTGGGCTCTGACGCCGTTGCGGTCATCGACCCCCGTCACCCGAAGCCGATCGACAACCAACGCGGCATGGCTCAGCCGCTCGGATTTGTTCCGACAGAGTTGATGCCGACTGCACTTGTATTTTCCGGCGGCACGCTCTACGTTGCGACCGACAAAGGCAAGGGAACAGGCCCAAACAACATGGCTCAAGCGGCCGCCGCGCATCCGGGGACTGCGAGATCACCGCAAGGCAGCTTCACGTATGCACCCACACTGATCCATGGCTCGCTCGCATCGTTGTCGGATCAGGCAATCGAATCCAATCTGAAGGCGTCCACCGAAACGGTGCTCGACAGCAATCGCATGCGAGCGGCGCAAGAGACCATCACATTCGCAGGCGGCGGCAGTCCGATCAAGCACGTGATCTACATCATCAAGGAGAACCGCACCTACGATCAGATCCTCGGCGATCTCCAGAAGGACGGCCGCCCTGTCGGTAACGGCGATCCGAAGCTGACGATGTATGGACAGACAATTACGCCAAATCAGCACAAGCTGGCCTTGCAATTCGGTGTGCTCGATAACTTCTTCGACTCCGGCGAAGTCTCCGGCGAAGGTCACGTGTGGTCGACTGCCGCGATCGGCACCGATTACCTCGAGAAGACATGGCAGATCAACTATCGCGGAAGAGAGCGCACCTACGACTACGAAGGCATGGTCGCGGATGGATATCCGCTGCTGCAGCACATTCCTGACGTGAATGAGCCGGCCACCAGCTACATCTGGAGCAACTTCGCCTCCCACGGCAAGTCCGTCTATCACTTCGCGGAATATGTTTCGTCGATATTCTGCGGAGACCGCAAAGCAGTGGAGCGGGCTCGCGAGATTCGTTCGCAGGACCCCAAGCAGGGCGCTGCATCAGGCGGAGAGACGCTCTGTCCCTCGCCCAGCATTAAGCCAGGCGAACCGTTGCCCGCAGAATGGGGCGGCGGAAAAAATCTATGGCCGTGGGCAATACCGCGCCTTGCCGCGGACATTGCCACGAAGCCGGAGCTCGTGGGTCATTACGCGCCGGAATCGCCTGACTTCAACCTGCGCATTCCGGATCAGATCCGCGTCGCAGTCTTCCTTCGCCATCTTGAGCAATGGAAAAAGGACCGTGCAGCAGGGCATGACACGATGCCGGATTATATTCTGCTGCGGTTGCCCGACGATCACACTGGCGGCACAACTCCCGGCGGACCTACACCGCGCTCTTCTGTTGCGGATAACGATCTCGCGGTCGGCATCGCAGTCGATGCGATCTCGCACTCAGCTTATTGGGACGACACGGCGTTTTTCATCCTCGAAGATGACGCCCAGAACGGTGCCGACCACGTGGACGCCCACCGTTCCACGGCATTGGTCATCAGCAAATACGCTCCGCATCCGAAGCCCGGCGACCCCGCCGTCGTTGACAGCCGCTTTTATTCGACGGTGAGCATCATTCGCACCATGGAGACTCTTCTGGGTGTCCCCCCGATGAATAACAACGACGCCTTTGCGTCTCTCATCTCAACGCTCTTCATGGGGCCAGGCGATCAGCCGCCATTCGACGCTGACTACTCAAACCGTGACAACGGCCTTATCTACACGGCCAACAAGTCGAACGCCGTTGGCGCAGCTGCGTCCATGAAGATGGACTTCACGCATGCGGACCGCGCACCGGCGGACAAGCTGAATCTGATTCTCTGGCAGGATGCAAAAGGCGCGCAGCCGCCGCCCGCGATGCTGCTCGAGAAGCATCCGAAGCACAAGGATGATGATGATTAGCGTAGAAAGACGCTGAGTTCGGCTGCCGCTGCGCGTAGATGCGGAAGAAACCGCGTCTGCATCTCGAGCATCGGCATGCGCGGCGCATGTCCGCTCAGGTTCACGCACGCCACGACGCGGCCGTTTGGCGCCTGCACCGGAACGGCCAGCGAGCGCAGTCCGACCTCGTACTCCTGATCGCACAGGCCATAGCCATTTCGGCGAACATTGCGCAGGGCCAGTCGCAGCTTATCCACGGATGTAATCGTCTTGGGCGTGTACTGCACCATCTGCACGCGCGCCAGATACTGCTCCAGCTGATCCTGCGGCAGATATGCGAGCAACACGCGCCCCATGCTTGTGCAGAAGGCCGGCAGCCTCGAGCCAATATGCAGATCTACCGACATAACGCGGGTAACCGTAGTCCGCGCAATATAGACAATGTCATCGCCGTCCAGCGTCGCCACCGAGAAGCTCTCGCCGAGCTGTGCGGACATCCGCTCCAGGATTGGCTGTGCAGCATTCGCCAGTGTGCTTGTGGCGGTGTAGGTGTTTGCGAGCGTCAGCATCTTAGGCCGCAGCGAATAGCGCTGCGCCTCGTCCGCGCCAGCGAAGCCCAACTTGCACAGTGTGTAAAGACAACGGCGGACGGCTGCGCGTGACAGGCCCGTGCGCAGACTCAACTGCGAGATCGTCATCTGCGGCATCTGCGGCGTGAACGCCTGGATTACTACGAGGCCGCGCGCGAGCGAAGCCATGAAATTCGGATCACCCGCATAGACCTCAAGCGCAGCGGCGGGCGTAACCTTCGGCTTCGGCGTGAGAGTCGCTGCAGTGGAAGGAGCAGGGGCGGAGAGCGTAGCAGTATTCATAGGCTTTCAATCGGGGCGGAACGATAGCCGTCCTATCTCAACGATAAACGCACACCGCCATGACTGCAAGAGAATGGGGCAGATCGCGGGATCTGCCCCATTCTGCCTGCCTGTTTTTCGCGTCTACTTGCGTGCGCGGTATCGGTTGATCAGATTGTTCGTCGAGGTGTCGTGCGTCAGCTTCGGCTGGTCCTCTGATTCCAGTTCGCCGATGATCCGCTGCGCCAGCACCTTGCCGAGTTCAACGCCCCACTGGTCGAACGAATCGATGTTCCAGATCACGCCCTGCGTGAAGACCGAGTGCTCGTACAGCGCGACCAGCCGGCCCAGCACCTCCGGTGTCAGCACATCGGCCAGAATCGTGTTCGACGGTCGGTTGCCTTCAAATACCTTGTGCGGCACGAGCCAGTCCGGCGCGCCCTCGGCCTTCACCTGCTCGGCCGTCTTGCCGAAGGCCAGCGCTTCGCCCTGCGCGAACACATTCGCCATCAGCAGATCGTGATGTTTCCCCAGCGGATTGAGCGTGCGCGCGAAGCCGATGAAGTCGCAGGGAATCAGCCGCGTGCCCTGGTGAATCAGTTGATAGAAGCTGTGCTGCCCGTTCGTGCCCGGCTCGCCCCAATAGATGGGGCCGGTTTCGTACGTCACCTTTTTGCCGTCGAGCGTCACATGCTTGCCGTTCGACTCCATTGTGAGCTGCTGCAGGTAAGCAGGGAAGCGCTTCAGATACTGTTCATACGGCAGCACTGCAACCGTCTCAGCGCCAAAGAACTCCGTGTACCAGACCGTGAGCAGGCCCAGCAGCGCGGGAAGATTCTTCTCAAATGGAGTCGTGCGAAAGTGCTCGTCCATCTGATGAAAGCCGTTCAGCATTGCGCGGAAGTTCTCCGGCCCGATCGCGATCATCGTGCTCAGTCCGATCGCCGAGTCCATCGAGTAGCGGCCGCCCACCCAGTCCCAGAAGCCGAACATGTTCTGCGGGTCGATGCCGAACTTCTTCACCTCTTTCTCGTTGGTCGAGATCGCCACAAAATGTTTTGCGATCGCCGATTCGTCGCCACCGAGCCCCTTCAGCGCCCACTCGCGCGCGCTGTGCGCGTTCGTCATTGTTTCCAGCGTCGTGAACGTCTTTGATGCGACGAGAAACAGCGTCTCGTCCGCATGCAGATCATGCACCGCTTCGACAAAATCCGTCCCATCCACGTTGGACACAAACCGGAAATTCAGATGCCGGTCCGAGTAGTGCTTGAGCGCCTCGTAGGCCATCACCGGGCCCAGGTCCGATCCTCCGATACCGATGTTCACAACATTCTTCACGCGCTTGCCGGTATGGCCGCGCCACTGGCCGGACCGCACCTGGTGCGCGAAGGCCGACATCTTGAAGAGGACCTTGTGAACCTCCGGAACCACGTCTTCGCCATCAACATTGATGTGCTCCGACTTGGGCGCACGCAGCGCTACATGAAGCACCGCGCGGTTCTCCGTGATGTTGATCTTCTGTCCTGTGAACATCGCCTCGGTGCGCTGACGTAGCCCGCACTCTTCAGCCAATTGCATCAGCAGCTTGATCGTCTCGTCTGTAATCCGGTTCTTCGAGTAATCAAGAAACAGGCCGCAGCCTTCCGCAGTCAGGCGGGTGCCGCGACTAGCGTCATCGGCGAAGAGCTGCTTGATTGTCTGGTTGCGCATCGCGTCTGCGTGGCTTTGGAGAGCCTTCCATGCAGGACGGTCGGTCAAAAAAACGGATTCGTCGCTCATCTCGGTTTTCTCCTCTGGGATTAGTGGGAGTTGTGCGTAATTCGTGCCGCGCAAGTCGGTGCGCCTCCTGCATTAGAACACCGCCAGGGGGCTCGACGCATAAAGCCGTTTTACGGTGGTGGAATCCGCACCGTGCGCGCGCGGCAGGATCGCACTGGCCCGCACGCGATCGCGTGGAGCTGCTTGTCCAGGCAGACCTCGACAGCCGTCAGAAAGTTATTCCCGCAACTGAGCACCAGGCTGCTCGCCGGAATCGATGGATTGCTCTGCTGCACCAGCGAAAGAATCTGATCCGGCGGCATCGAGATCTGCGCGTTGAGCTGAGCCAGTTTCGGAGGCGCCGTGAACGACTGGAACGCCGCACGCGCCGTCGTGAAGAAATCGTCTGCCGAAAGCCCTGAGCACGTTCCATGCGTCTCCCACTCATGCTGCAGCAGACCCGGGTCCGGATAAATATCGCTATATTGCGCAGGGTCCGCTGGCCCCGGCGCATTGCTGCAGTTCTGCGGATAGCTGCCGTCGGTGTTCTGCGGCCACAATCCATGCAGCACGAAGCTCGCATGGTGTGCGCACTCTGGCGCGCTCGCATGCGAGTAGCAGAACTCCGGTGACCAGGACAGATTCAGCAGGTAATAGTCGAAGTTCTGCGGCCCTGTAGCCTGCGGCCTCGCCGCCCTACTGTGCCGCGTAGTCGGCGGTGGAGCTGTATTGGTCGGTGCCGGAGCGTTGCACGCGGTAAGGCAAAGAAGAAGTGCGGGATAAAAAATCTTCTTCATGGCCCCGAAAGCATAGCAGGCAAATGCACTTCCGGTGGCAGGTTGGGCAGCGCATAGCTCCAAATCCTCATCCAAGTTGCCAATGCAGGTTTCTCGGGTGAGCAGGTGACCACGCGGGCTCGAATGACACAGTTACGGGTGGACCCACTGGCGGAGCCGCCTGATCCGAAAGAATCGGCGCAGGCGGCGGGGCTTCGCTACGTCACAGACGCGAAGCCGGGCATTCGCCGCATCCGCTGCGGCAAGGGGTTTCGTTACACGGCGCCGGGCGGAGCGACCATTCACGACGAGCAGACGCTCGCCCGCATCCGCTCTCTCGTCATACCGCCGGCGTGGACCGGCGTTTGGATCTGCACGATTCCCAACGGCCATCTTCAGGCTACCGGCCGCGACGCCCGAGGCCGCAAGCAAAGCCGTTACCATCCCCGCTGGCGCGAAGTCCGCGACGAGACCAAGTACGAACGCATGGTCCAGTTCGCCCGGGCTCTTCCTCAAATTCGCGAGCGAGTAAAGAACGACCTCGCGCTCCCGAACCTTCCGCGCGAGAAGGTGCTCGCCACCATCGTGAGTCTCATGGAACAGACGCACATCCGAGTGGGCAACCAGGAATACGCCAAGGAAAATGGCAGTTACGGCCTCACCACGCTGCGCAACAAGCACGTCGAGGTCAACGGCTCGCAGGTTACATTCAGCTTCCAGGGCAAGAGCAAGGTCCACCATACCGTCAGCCTGCAGGACCGCCGGCTCGCACGCATCGTCAAGCAGTGCGAAGATCTTCCCGGCTATGAGCTGTTCCAGTACGTCGACGAAGCA
This Acidobacteriaceae bacterium DNA region includes the following protein-coding sequences:
- a CDS encoding HAMP domain-containing sensor histidine kinase, producing MNLTRRRGAIAFFITLGVCLTALAIALNVTWVHINGRRIALDVLGVFLFAILIAGVVLNTVFLVREIRRNERQDSFLNAVTHELKTPIASIRLYLDTLQRHPGDDSQRQRFYTTMRSDTDRLLATVEQVLKAGELGQRERVQQRSRIELKTLVAECIGITLTRHHLPAEAIQMDDVPGNVKLFVQANPEDLRTAVLNLLDNAVKYSPQGVHVRCRLMIEHYTWAVLTITDSGLGIPAHDLRRIFKRFYRAASNDRVKIKGTGLGLFLVRTIVRQHGGDVRALSEGPGKGSTMVLKLPLSIGNSTS
- a CDS encoding fatty acid desaturase, which codes for MGRTYQQGRINWITSLFMGAFHVGAIAALFFFSWKNLIVAAVMYFFAINVGIGMAYHRLLTHRGYKVPRWLEYFLTACGTMALEGGPIFWVATHRVHHQNSDHEGDPHTPNEGTWWAHAGWILSGRALHSETALLGRYAPDLTRDRVQVWLSKYHWLPLTIAGILQVALGAALSPGHRLIGAFSMLLWGTFLRTTLGLHATWLVNSATHMFGSRRFETRDDSRNSWWVALLTGGEGWHNNHHAHPVSARHGLAWYEFDVNYYGIWVMEKLGLAKRVQIAKFDPNNPRPAGA
- a CDS encoding phosphoesterase, whose product is MPIFRRNTLVAEVPQLVILGCFAVMAAPSLCHAQQTSADRIDLPTSKQLFVPAPGDPRRVNSLPISLAVSPDGKWVVSLNAGYGTVESDYMQSLSVLNTSTGDVQDVPDERVSLHALQTFFSGLAFSGDGTHVYASLASSTNPEPGALHATGNGVAVFSFAAGVLKPERLLKLPLVPLAAGKTTALLAAGGGRKGIPFPAAIAVIPGAHERLLVAENLSDSVVVLDARTGAIEHTFDLSSGSYVPSTYPIAVAVSSDGKRAFVALWNASEVDELDLERGTVVRRIDLMKAHSPTAPGSHPCALLLDERAGMLYVALANRDAVAAVRVSDRHHHPELSIAGYFDTRLPGQSYFGAEPDALAENADGTRLYAANLGSDAVAVIDPRHPKPIDNQRGMAQPLGFVPTELMPTALVFSGGTLYVATDKGKGTGPNNMAQAAAAHPGTARSPQGSFTYAPTLIHGSLASLSDQAIESNLKASTETVLDSNRMRAAQETITFAGGGSPIKHVIYIIKENRTYDQILGDLQKDGRPVGNGDPKLTMYGQTITPNQHKLALQFGVLDNFFDSGEVSGEGHVWSTAAIGTDYLEKTWQINYRGRERTYDYEGMVADGYPLLQHIPDVNEPATSYIWSNFASHGKSVYHFAEYVSSIFCGDRKAVERAREIRSQDPKQGAASGGETLCPSPSIKPGEPLPAEWGGGKNLWPWAIPRLAADIATKPELVGHYAPESPDFNLRIPDQIRVAVFLRHLEQWKKDRAAGHDTMPDYILLRLPDDHTGGTTPGGPTPRSSVADNDLAVGIAVDAISHSAYWDDTAFFILEDDAQNGADHVDAHRSTALVISKYAPHPKPGDPAVVDSRFYSTVSIIRTMETLLGVPPMNNNDAFASLISTLFMGPGDQPPFDADYSNRDNGLIYTANKSNAVGAAASMKMDFTHADRAPADKLNLILWQDAKGAQPPPAMLLEKHPKHKDDDD
- a CDS encoding IclR family transcriptional regulator C-terminal domain-containing protein; the encoded protein is MNTATLSAPAPSTAATLTPKPKVTPAAALEVYAGDPNFMASLARGLVVIQAFTPQMPQMTISQLSLRTGLSRAAVRRCLYTLCKLGFAGADEAQRYSLRPKMLTLANTYTATSTLANAAQPILERMSAQLGESFSVATLDGDDIVYIARTTVTRVMSVDLHIGSRLPAFCTSMGRVLLAYLPQDQLEQYLARVQMVQYTPKTITSVDKLRLALRNVRRNGYGLCDQEYEVGLRSLAVPVQAPNGRVVACVNLSGHAPRMPMLEMQTRFLPHLRAAAAELSVFLR
- the pgi gene encoding glucose-6-phosphate isomerase, with protein sequence MSDESVFLTDRPAWKALQSHADAMRNQTIKQLFADDASRGTRLTAEGCGLFLDYSKNRITDETIKLLMQLAEECGLRQRTEAMFTGQKINITENRAVLHVALRAPKSEHINVDGEDVVPEVHKVLFKMSAFAHQVRSGQWRGHTGKRVKNVVNIGIGGSDLGPVMAYEALKHYSDRHLNFRFVSNVDGTDFVEAVHDLHADETLFLVASKTFTTLETMTNAHSAREWALKGLGGDESAIAKHFVAISTNEKEVKKFGIDPQNMFGFWDWVGGRYSMDSAIGLSTMIAIGPENFRAMLNGFHQMDEHFRTTPFEKNLPALLGLLTVWYTEFFGAETVAVLPYEQYLKRFPAYLQQLTMESNGKHVTLDGKKVTYETGPIYWGEPGTNGQHSFYQLIHQGTRLIPCDFIGFARTLNPLGKHHDLLMANVFAQGEALAFGKTAEQVKAEGAPDWLVPHKVFEGNRPSNTILADVLTPEVLGRLVALYEHSVFTQGVIWNIDSFDQWGVELGKVLAQRIIGELESEDQPKLTHDTSTNNLINRYRARK
- a CDS encoding ribonuclease T2; this translates as MKKIFYPALLLCLTACNAPAPTNTAPPPTTRHSRAARPQATGPQNFDYYLLNLSWSPEFCYSHASAPECAHHASFVLHGLWPQNTDGSYPQNCSNAPGPADPAQYSDIYPDPGLLQHEWETHGTCSGLSADDFFTTARAAFQSFTAPPKLAQLNAQISMPPDQILSLVQQSNPSIPASSLVLSCGNNFLTAVEVCLDKQLHAIACGPVRSCRARTVRIPPP
- a CDS encoding DNA topoisomerase IB is translated as MTQLRVDPLAEPPDPKESAQAAGLRYVTDAKPGIRRIRCGKGFRYTAPGGATIHDEQTLARIRSLVIPPAWTGVWICTIPNGHLQATGRDARGRKQSRYHPRWREVRDETKYERMVQFARALPQIRERVKNDLALPNLPREKVLATIVSLMEQTHIRVGNQEYAKENGSYGLTTLRNKHVEVNGSQVTFSFQGKSKVHHTVSLQDRRLARIVKQCEDLPGYELFQYVDEAGERHAIDSSDVNEYLREITGQHFTAKDFRTWAGSVLACDLLRGMDAFENQTQAKKNVVAAIKSVAAKLGNTPSICRKCYVHPAVLEAYLGGISVEEAKAELEEEIGEQSNALRKDEGALLRLLEQRSLLDKAA